One Gammaproteobacteria bacterium DNA window includes the following coding sequences:
- a CDS encoding low molecular weight phosphotyrosine protein phosphatase, giving the protein MVKVLFVCMGNICRSPTAHGVFDHVVRQEGLDKRISVDSAGTHAYHVGEKPDPRSSQTASRRGFDLSYIRARKVSVNDFEEFDYVLAMDRENYRNLERMCPPQHLQKVQLFLEFAPHLNEVEVPDPYYGGGQGFERVLDMIEAASEGFIEHLKKRHF; this is encoded by the coding sequence ATGGTGAAAGTTCTTTTTGTCTGCATGGGAAATATATGCCGTTCGCCAACCGCGCATGGGGTTTTTGATCATGTGGTGAGGCAAGAGGGTTTAGATAAACGAATCAGCGTCGATTCCGCGGGAACCCACGCCTATCATGTTGGGGAAAAACCCGATCCACGCTCCAGCCAAACGGCCAGTCGTCGGGGTTTTGATTTGAGCTATATCCGTGCACGCAAGGTGTCGGTAAATGATTTCGAAGAATTCGACTACGTATTGGCCATGGACCGCGAAAATTACCGCAATCTGGAGCGTATGTGCCCGCCGCAGCATCTACAAAAAGTACAATTATTTCTGGAATTTGCCCCGCATTTGAACGAGGTGGAAGTGCCTGACCCCTATTATGGTGGTGGCCAGGGTTTTGAGCGGGTGTTGGATATGATCGAGGCGGCCAGCGAGGGTTTCATAGAACACCT
- a CDS encoding Ig-like domain-containing protein, whose product MNVKNTGIPYMGILFLLLIISSCSKAPPVASSLSISAPSQQLAKQSRLQLNSIAVFVDDEVRDVTDQTTWTVSDQTVAKIENGTVSGLTVGQVSVTASYGERTTTYPLTVVDTTLSIGRVEPENVKLPLGYTQQFQAMVFFQDNSRQDYSRFVEWQTLDSSIIQIDPNTGLVKALSPGTTAVIATNGAAIFSTLIEVTEASLDKLIIENDVSVLPKNLTVKARTTGLFSDGSKRDISADTTWSSNNNVVVFMETDGTAKTVTPGKATITAKSGAVSTSTEIQVTDVTLQSLEIEPEIINIAAGFRKDFSVFGIFSDASRRDITDQIIWQTDNDSIARVDGLYRRGELLALSTGSAEITARFRNKTQSTNVIVNDATLLAVQVTPMHLRQIAAGSRIPLRATGVFSDGSQLDISKSATWISKNAYSATIENGPNSGRLSAVRKGPNEVLAALQNRLGKSTFFVTDAALLSLSITPSSLTLANGSRQPFRATGRYTDGSLLDLTNEVSWSSDHTNIATVSNSLRDNGMVSAIATGNTSVRAEFDGLKANASIEVTAATIDSFFIEPQNVLLSTGQIERLRLIARYSDGTQLDVTQNATWKSDTSTIASVNDHDKNLKGQVGAYAEGSTNVSATMGERSASTEVTVTTAVLEHIEVSMETTHLEGNVITPAQAIGIFDNGESRDISRNVTWSSSDHDVVEVSNQPDLIGQVISRSVGAATIVASSGVIYGSLDVLVRPSLLLDITIEVASQNLAQGYSQQLAVTAHYFDGKTRDITHLVNWSSSDTRVISLNDSIKKRGQITALSEGTSTIYATYAGYRASTDITVSSAVLQSISLSTESITLPGGAQQQLLLTGHFSDASTLDLTTQATWESSSANVVVNRLARPGMIKAIQAGNASVSATLKGLSVAADITVSNATLTSIELSAGTDTLKHGTEMAMVATATYSDASTRNVTKEVTWQSDKPRLALVSNTNANKGLLQAIGDSNDSVTVTASLLGKSASLPITLVYDPTQITAFNLLMEPRVMLDSSGETSNIVVQLLNSDGSSLANAATSLQLEMDSAPYLSFSGPSNSNGFVVFPPYVNSTAGRYLFTITETNTNLTANASLTIVSSFAELIDIAGRMKLVGDNQTAQSGTRFVLTLKNYSQREFGLTSFELRNGETQIWFTEDAETLNNNILGAEETLTVTYALDAPVAGPFDFNVVFTLNTTESGEFTMSRALTIPTP is encoded by the coding sequence ATGAATGTAAAGAATACCGGAATCCCCTATATGGGGATTCTTTTTTTGCTGCTGATTATATCCAGTTGTTCCAAAGCCCCACCAGTCGCGTCCAGCCTGAGTATTAGCGCGCCCAGCCAACAACTCGCTAAACAGTCTCGCCTGCAACTGAATTCAATCGCTGTATTTGTTGATGATGAAGTCAGAGATGTCACCGATCAGACCACTTGGACGGTGTCAGACCAGACTGTGGCCAAAATAGAAAACGGCACGGTTTCCGGCCTCACCGTAGGTCAGGTAAGTGTCACTGCTTCATATGGTGAGAGAACCACGACATATCCACTCACCGTGGTCGATACGACGTTGAGTATTGGTCGAGTCGAACCTGAGAATGTCAAACTGCCCCTTGGGTATACGCAACAGTTTCAAGCCATGGTGTTTTTCCAGGATAACAGTCGCCAGGACTATAGCCGCTTTGTGGAGTGGCAAACGTTAGACAGCAGCATTATTCAAATTGATCCAAACACGGGGCTGGTAAAAGCGTTATCGCCCGGCACAACCGCTGTTATCGCCACAAATGGCGCGGCAATTTTTTCCACTTTGATAGAAGTCACAGAAGCCAGTCTGGATAAATTGATCATTGAAAATGACGTCAGTGTCTTACCTAAGAATCTCACGGTGAAGGCCCGCACGACAGGTCTCTTTTCCGATGGCAGCAAACGCGATATCAGCGCAGACACTACCTGGTCAAGTAATAACAATGTTGTAGTCTTTATGGAAACAGACGGTACCGCCAAGACTGTTACGCCTGGCAAGGCTACAATTACCGCAAAAAGCGGTGCAGTCAGTACCTCTACCGAAATTCAGGTAACGGATGTAACTTTGCAAAGCCTGGAAATCGAGCCGGAGATTATCAATATCGCTGCGGGTTTCAGAAAAGATTTTAGCGTGTTTGGAATATTTAGCGATGCAAGCAGGCGAGATATTACCGACCAGATAATTTGGCAAACGGATAACGACAGCATTGCCAGAGTGGATGGACTTTACCGCAGAGGGGAATTGCTCGCACTGTCTACGGGGAGCGCGGAAATTACTGCGAGGTTCCGCAATAAAACGCAAAGCACCAACGTCATAGTCAATGACGCCACCTTGCTTGCGGTCCAGGTTACCCCGATGCATTTAAGGCAGATAGCCGCAGGTTCACGTATTCCGCTGCGCGCCACGGGTGTGTTTAGCGATGGTAGTCAACTGGACATTTCAAAGTCAGCTACCTGGATTTCTAAAAACGCTTATAGCGCGACAATAGAAAATGGCCCCAATAGCGGGCGTCTTTCGGCCGTGAGAAAAGGCCCCAACGAAGTTCTTGCCGCATTACAAAATAGGCTGGGGAAATCTACCTTTTTCGTCACTGATGCCGCCTTACTTTCTCTTTCGATTACGCCCAGCTCACTTACTCTGGCAAATGGTTCTCGACAACCGTTCCGGGCCACAGGCCGCTATACCGATGGCAGTTTGCTCGATTTGACGAATGAAGTCAGTTGGTCAAGTGATCACACCAACATTGCCACTGTTTCAAATAGCCTACGAGATAACGGCATGGTATCCGCGATTGCCACTGGCAACACATCTGTACGTGCCGAATTTGATGGTCTAAAGGCGAACGCCAGTATCGAGGTTACCGCAGCGACTATCGACTCTTTTTTTATTGAGCCGCAAAACGTCTTATTGTCTACCGGACAAATCGAACGACTGCGTCTCATTGCTCGATATAGCGACGGAACACAGTTAGATGTGACTCAAAACGCCACCTGGAAGAGTGATACATCAACTATTGCCAGCGTTAACGACCACGACAAGAATTTAAAAGGCCAGGTAGGCGCATATGCGGAAGGAAGCACCAATGTGTCGGCGACAATGGGCGAGCGTAGCGCAAGTACGGAAGTCACCGTCACAACTGCCGTGCTGGAACATATTGAAGTGAGCATGGAAACGACTCACCTAGAGGGAAATGTAATTACACCCGCGCAAGCAATTGGCATATTTGACAACGGAGAAAGTCGCGACATAAGTCGCAACGTGACCTGGTCATCCAGCGATCACGATGTGGTCGAAGTTTCAAACCAACCAGACCTCATCGGCCAAGTCATTAGCCGCAGTGTTGGCGCAGCAACAATCGTCGCCAGTAGCGGAGTCATATATGGTAGCCTGGATGTCCTTGTGCGCCCCTCATTGCTATTAGATATCACGATAGAAGTAGCGAGTCAGAACCTGGCGCAAGGATACTCTCAGCAATTGGCAGTTACAGCACACTACTTCGATGGAAAAACCCGCGATATTACCCATTTAGTCAATTGGTCCAGTTCTGATACCCGTGTCATTAGCTTGAACGACAGTATTAAAAAGCGAGGCCAGATTACGGCGCTTTCAGAGGGAACATCAACCATCTACGCGACCTACGCCGGCTATCGCGCCAGTACCGACATCACCGTAAGTAGCGCCGTATTGCAGTCTATTTCGCTTTCAACTGAATCGATTACCTTGCCCGGCGGTGCACAACAACAGCTACTGCTTACCGGCCATTTCAGTGACGCTTCAACACTGGACCTGACAACACAGGCCACCTGGGAAAGCAGTAGTGCCAACGTCGTCGTCAACAGACTTGCCAGGCCGGGCATGATCAAGGCGATACAAGCCGGAAACGCCAGTGTGAGCGCAACGCTAAAAGGTTTATCCGTTGCGGCAGATATCACCGTTAGCAACGCCACGCTCACCAGCATTGAACTAAGCGCTGGTACAGACACACTCAAGCATGGAACTGAGATGGCAATGGTTGCTACAGCGACCTATTCCGATGCCAGTACACGCAATGTCACTAAGGAAGTCACCTGGCAATCAGACAAACCTCGCCTTGCCCTGGTTAGTAATACCAACGCAAACAAAGGTCTTCTTCAGGCAATTGGGGATAGCAATGACAGTGTCACAGTAACAGCGTCGCTCTTGGGTAAGAGTGCAAGCCTGCCGATTACACTGGTATATGATCCAACACAAATTACTGCATTCAATCTGTTAATGGAACCGCGAGTCATGCTCGACAGCAGCGGAGAAACATCCAACATAGTCGTTCAATTGCTCAATTCTGATGGCTCCTCACTTGCTAACGCGGCCACGTCCCTCCAACTCGAAATGGACAGTGCTCCCTACCTTAGTTTCAGCGGTCCATCAAACTCGAATGGATTTGTCGTCTTTCCACCATACGTAAATTCAACCGCGGGTAGATATTTGTTTACCATCACAGAAACCAACACCAACCTCACAGCAAATGCCTCGCTAACTATTGTTTCCAGTTTCGCCGAGCTAATTGACATCGCGGGTCGAATGAAACTTGTCGGCGACAACCAGACAGCTCAAAGCGGTACGCGATTCGTATTGACTCTCAAGAATTATTCACAACGCGAATTCGGGTTGACCTCATTCGAACTACGCAATGGTGAAACACAAATCTGGTTTACCGAAGATGCGGAAACACTCAACAACAATATTCTGGGAGCGGAAGAAACACTAACGGTTACTTACGCATTGGATGCGCCGGTCGCCGGTCCTTTTGACTTCAACGTCGTATTTACTTTAAATACGACGGAGAGCGGCGAATTCACAATGAGTCGAGCGCTAACCATACCTACACCATAA
- a CDS encoding TusE/DsrC/DsvC family sulfur relay protein: protein MAIEVNGKTVETTDSGFLVNQEDWNEDVATVIAAEEEITLTEKHWDLMNYLREEFFDNNGNQPNTRNILKAMQKKWDDKNLDSKSLYTLFPGDPSKQAGRIAGLPESRRKGGY from the coding sequence ATGGCAATCGAAGTCAATGGAAAAACCGTCGAAACCACCGATAGCGGCTTTCTGGTGAATCAGGAAGACTGGAACGAGGATGTCGCAACGGTCATTGCGGCTGAGGAAGAAATCACACTCACCGAAAAACATTGGGATCTGATGAATTATCTGCGCGAAGAATTCTTCGACAACAACGGTAATCAGCCCAATACCCGCAATATTTTGAAGGCGATGCAGAAGAAATGGGACGATAAGAACCTAGACTCTAAGTCGCTATATACCCTGTTTCCCGGCGACCCTTCCAAGCAGGCGGGCCGTATCGCCGGTTTGCCCGAGAGTCGACGCAAGGGCGGCTACTAA
- the serS gene encoding serine--tRNA ligase, which produces MLDPHRIRNDLENTAAQLARRGFVLDTGAIEALENERKSVQVKTQELQAERNAKSKSIGKAKAAGEDIQPLLDEVAGLGDSLKESEQRLSEIQQQLEDILAGVPNIPHSSVPAGKDEKQNVEVRRWGEPKQYAFEVKDHVDLGEAVGQMDFETAVKISGARFTNLRGDLARMHRALIQFMLDTHSEQHGYTETYVPYLVNADSLRGTGQLPKFEEDLFAIRMPEDASNQFYLIPTAEVPVTNIVRGEIVEADKMPVKFVAHTPCFRSEAGSYGRDTRGMIRQHQFEKVELVQIVRPQDSYDALEALTGHAETILQKLNLPYRVMALCTGDMGFASAKTYDLEVWLPAQNTYREISSCSNFEDFQARRMLARWRNPETGKPELVHTLNGSGLAVGRTLVAIMENYQQADGSIEIPEALHPYMGGKKVITAA; this is translated from the coding sequence ATGTTAGATCCTCATCGCATACGCAATGATCTTGAAAACACCGCAGCGCAATTGGCGCGTCGCGGATTTGTCCTCGACACCGGCGCCATTGAGGCCCTGGAAAACGAGCGCAAATCGGTACAGGTAAAGACCCAGGAATTACAGGCCGAGCGTAACGCCAAGTCCAAGAGTATTGGCAAGGCCAAGGCAGCGGGTGAAGATATACAACCGCTGCTGGATGAGGTCGCGGGACTCGGCGACAGTTTAAAAGAATCGGAACAGCGCCTGAGCGAGATCCAGCAACAGCTGGAAGACATTCTTGCAGGCGTGCCTAATATTCCGCATAGCTCGGTGCCTGCTGGAAAAGATGAAAAACAGAATGTCGAGGTCCGTCGTTGGGGTGAGCCGAAGCAATACGCCTTCGAAGTCAAAGATCATGTGGACCTCGGCGAGGCGGTTGGTCAGATGGATTTCGAAACCGCAGTAAAAATCAGCGGTGCGCGCTTTACCAATCTGCGTGGCGATCTGGCGCGGATGCATCGCGCCTTGATTCAATTCATGCTCGACACCCATAGCGAACAACATGGCTACACTGAAACGTATGTACCCTATCTGGTGAACGCGGACAGCTTGCGTGGCACCGGTCAGCTACCCAAATTCGAAGAAGACCTGTTCGCGATTCGCATGCCGGAGGATGCGTCGAACCAGTTTTATTTGATTCCTACGGCAGAAGTACCTGTGACCAATATCGTGCGCGGTGAGATTGTCGAAGCGGACAAAATGCCGGTGAAGTTTGTCGCCCATACGCCGTGTTTTCGTAGCGAGGCAGGTTCCTACGGGCGTGATACCCGCGGCATGATACGCCAGCATCAATTCGAAAAAGTTGAACTGGTGCAAATCGTTCGTCCGCAGGATTCCTACGATGCGCTGGAAGCATTGACCGGTCACGCTGAAACCATATTACAGAAACTCAATCTGCCTTATCGGGTCATGGCCTTGTGCACCGGCGATATGGGATTTGCTTCTGCCAAGACCTATGACCTGGAAGTCTGGCTGCCCGCGCAAAACACCTATCGTGAGATTTCCTCGTGTAGCAATTTTGAAGACTTTCAGGCGCGACGGATGTTGGCGCGTTGGCGCAATCCGGAAACCGGCAAGCCGGAATTGGTGCATACACTAAATGGTTCTGGCCTGGCGGTGGGCAGGACGCTGGTGGCGATTATGGAGAACTATCAACAGGCGGACGGTAGTATCGAAATTCCTGAAGCATTACACCCGTATATGGGTGGGAAAAAGGTGATAACTGCGGCATAA
- the crcB gene encoding fluoride efflux transporter CrcB, whose product MNHLLAIAAGGALGAMGRYGVSQGVHSVLGRGFPYGTLTANVLGSLLIGVLFVFLVERIDASPEWRAFLVVGFLGAFTTFSSFSLETMNLLTQGEAGKAMLNVVLSVSLCLVATWAGILLARQF is encoded by the coding sequence TTGAATCATCTACTGGCAATAGCCGCAGGCGGCGCGCTCGGAGCAATGGGACGTTATGGCGTCAGTCAGGGTGTGCACAGCGTGTTGGGGCGGGGCTTTCCCTACGGAACGCTCACGGCCAATGTATTGGGCTCCTTGCTCATCGGTGTGTTATTTGTTTTTCTGGTAGAACGTATCGACGCCTCGCCGGAATGGCGCGCCTTTCTGGTGGTGGGTTTTCTCGGCGCGTTTACCACGTTTTCCAGTTTTTCGCTGGAGACCATGAATCTGTTGACGCAAGGCGAGGCGGGCAAGGCCATGCTCAATGTCGTGTTGAGTGTGTCCTTGTGTTTAGTCGCCACCTGGGCAGGAATTCTGCTTGCACGTCAGTTCTAA
- a CDS encoding replication-associated recombination protein A yields MRPTSLDTFYGQRHILAEGKPLRRAVEAGHIHSMVLWGPPGTGKTTLARMIAQAADAQFLTLSAVLSGVKDIRAAIDQAHDYHKASGKGTVLFVDEVHRFNKSQQDAFLPFVEDGTIVFIGATTENPSFELNNALLSRARVYVLKSLGHEEVREIIDRALSDSEKGLAGMMLDFSEPLRNELAQAVDGDARRCLNFLEILSDLAEVNEQGSMEVTPDLLSEVLAGGVRRFDKGGEAFYDQISALHKSVRGSDPDAALYWMCRMIDGGVDPLYIARRVVRMASEDIGNADPRGLEVAMNAWDAMERLGSPEGELALAQAVLYLASVPKSNAVYKAYNAAMADIKTHGSHEVPVHLRNAPTRLMKELGYGKAYRYAHDEPDAYAAGEHYFPDDMPHRHYYDPVDRGLESKIRQRLQWLRELDAKSRA; encoded by the coding sequence ATGCGTCCGACGTCTTTGGATACCTTTTACGGGCAAAGACACATACTTGCCGAGGGCAAGCCTTTACGTCGTGCGGTAGAGGCAGGACATATCCACTCGATGGTGTTGTGGGGGCCACCGGGCACAGGTAAGACGACCCTGGCGCGGATGATCGCGCAAGCAGCAGACGCGCAGTTTCTCACCCTGTCCGCCGTGTTGTCCGGGGTGAAAGATATCCGCGCCGCGATTGACCAGGCACACGATTACCACAAGGCCAGCGGTAAGGGCACGGTCTTGTTCGTCGACGAGGTGCATCGTTTTAACAAGTCGCAGCAGGATGCCTTTCTGCCGTTTGTCGAAGACGGCACGATTGTTTTTATCGGTGCGACCACAGAGAATCCATCCTTCGAACTCAACAATGCCTTGTTGTCGCGAGCGCGCGTTTACGTATTGAAATCGCTCGGTCACGAAGAGGTGCGCGAGATTATCGACCGTGCTTTGAGCGATAGTGAAAAAGGTTTGGCGGGAATGATGTTGGATTTTTCCGAACCACTACGCAACGAACTCGCACAAGCCGTTGACGGCGATGCGCGGCGTTGTCTCAACTTCCTGGAAATACTCTCGGACCTCGCAGAGGTCAATGAGCAAGGCAGCATGGAAGTCACGCCAGATTTGTTATCGGAAGTCCTTGCCGGCGGCGTCCGTCGTTTCGACAAAGGTGGTGAGGCCTTTTACGACCAGATCTCTGCACTACATAAATCGGTGCGTGGTTCTGATCCGGATGCAGCATTGTACTGGATGTGTCGCATGATCGATGGTGGTGTCGATCCACTTTATATCGCGCGACGCGTAGTGCGCATGGCCAGCGAGGACATCGGCAATGCCGACCCGCGCGGACTGGAAGTGGCGATGAATGCCTGGGATGCGATGGAGCGTCTCGGCAGCCCGGAAGGGGAGTTGGCCCTCGCCCAGGCGGTGTTATACCTCGCCTCGGTGCCCAAGAGTAACGCGGTGTATAAGGCATACAATGCCGCTATGGCGGATATCAAAACGCATGGTTCTCACGAAGTGCCGGTGCATCTACGTAATGCGCCGACGCGCTTGATGAAGGAACTCGGCTACGGCAAGGCCTATCGTTACGCCCATGATGAGCCCGATGCCTACGCCGCCGGTGAACACTATTTCCCGGATGATATGCCTCATCGTCATTACTATGACCCGGTCGATCGTGGCCTGGAGAGCAAGATACGCCAGCGTCTGCAGTGGCTGCGTGAGCTCGACGCCAAGTCCCGAGCATAG
- a CDS encoding prepilin-type N-terminal cleavage/methylation domain-containing protein, producing the protein MSMQPNRQSGFSLIELAVVLVIIGIILGAILKGQDLINSSKVKKVQSDMSSIETMLWSYYDRKGRWPGDCDIDGLVGFQPVNAVSPAAALDNSATDPSTISCDAATPAEDQNTAFADLRAAKLAPTSTVNAQLASHMANGVFNIGYADDTTNGLQANVIVAYDVPAWMAKMMDVSTDGQEDGATGRIRRWDSGVNGGTWPTTALDESSVAVAYYYDKILP; encoded by the coding sequence ATGAGCATGCAACCCAACAGGCAATCCGGTTTCTCCTTGATAGAACTGGCTGTGGTACTCGTCATTATCGGTATCATTTTAGGCGCAATACTCAAGGGGCAGGATCTCATCAACAGTTCCAAGGTAAAAAAAGTACAAAGTGATATGAGCTCCATCGAGACCATGTTGTGGTCTTACTACGATAGAAAGGGACGCTGGCCAGGAGATTGCGATATCGACGGTCTGGTTGGATTCCAACCGGTTAATGCGGTATCGCCCGCAGCCGCGCTGGATAATTCCGCGACCGACCCGTCGACTATTTCCTGCGACGCGGCGACGCCCGCAGAAGACCAGAATACCGCTTTTGCCGACCTACGTGCCGCCAAGCTGGCACCGACAAGCACCGTCAACGCGCAACTCGCGTCGCATATGGCCAACGGCGTATTTAATATTGGTTATGCCGATGATACGACTAACGGCCTACAGGCCAACGTGATCGTTGCCTACGATGTCCCTGCCTGGATGGCCAAGATGATGGACGTTTCCACCGATGGCCAGGAAGACGGCGCAACCGGCAGGATCCGTCGCTGGGACTCTGGGGTCAACGGCGGCACTTGGCCAACAACGGCACTCGATGAATCGTCTGTTGCGGTCGCCTACTATTACGACAAAATCCTTCCATAG